Genomic window (bacterium):
AACCGTGACCCCGGCGTTGTTGATCAGAATGTGAATATGTCCGTGTTCGGTGAGAATCTCTTCGGGAAGGAGCTTCATCCTCTCGGCGTCTGAAACATCGGCGATATGGGTCGAGGCCACGCCACCGAGTTCTTGCACGCGGTTCGCCACTTCCCGGAGTCCTTCCGCATTTACATCGACCAGGGCCAGTCGACAGTCGCGAACCGCGAGTGCTTCGCTGAGCGCGCGACCTACGCCACTTGCGGCTCCGGTCACGACGGCGACGCGGCCCTGCCAGATTCCCGCGCCGGAACTGCGCGACCCGGTGATTGTGGAAGGGGTGGGGCGAGTCGGTTTCATCGCTACATCAACGAGTCGGGGATGCTGCGAACGATGCCAGCACCTTGCGCGTTCCCTGGAAGATGCGGCGGCCGTGTTGCGCGACGTAGTTGTCGACCAGGGCCGCGTCACCCGGCTGCCAGGGAACGTCGAAGATGAGCTCTTCGGCGATCTCGGCGGCGCGCTGGGCTCCCTTCACGTCCATGGGGGAGCCATCGCCAAAGGTGACGGCCTTGCCCGGATCGTTGCGCTCGTCCTTCCAGCTGGTGAAGGCGGTGATCAGCTGGTTGAAGAAAGCCTTGCGTCCACTTTCCAGTTCGCGCACCGCGGGCAACCTCGGCGTGGTGACACGCAGGCTACCGTCGTCCAGGAATTCCCACGTGTATCCGAGCTCGCTCATGCGGGTTTCGGCGGCCTCCCGGGTTTCCACACTGAAGGTGCTCTTCCAGTTGCGACCCATTCCTGACTGCGGGTCTTCTTCGGCCGGCATGGTGTGGGTGTACTTCAATCCCTTTTCCTCACAGGTGTGTGCGAACTCGGCACACTGCTCGACCAGCCTTTCCCAGAGTA
Coding sequences:
- a CDS encoding SyrP protein; amino-acid sequence: MSKTPLEVTTTAVPDQQKHYDSVFPLAYVCSTEGASPTDAADWAREHSSELTAQSGRHGAVFFRGFPLVTPEDFDAFVTAFDLPCFAYDDSLSNAVRVNYTPRVFSANEAPPEVTINLHHEMAQTPFFPSKLFFFCNTAADVGGASSICRSDVLWERLVEQCAEFAHTCEEKGLKYTHTMPAEEDPQSGMGRNWKSTFSVETREAAETRMSELGYTWEFLDDGSLRVTTPRLPAVRELESGRKAFFNQLITAFTSWKDERNDPGKAVTFGDGSPMDVKGAQRAAEIAEELIFDVPWQPGDAALVDNYVAQHGRRIFQGTRKVLASFAASPTR